The following are from one region of the Stigmatella ashevillena genome:
- the tnpA gene encoding IS66 family insertion sequence element accessory protein TnpA yields MADIEVWKKRVEDWRTSGQSAGEYCKGQEFTAGTLYRWSSRLAEPARSEEEGAIPLVRLVRGPQPKAQQSVEAGAQSVAVIIEVQGARVLVPPGAQVATVGVALEALGSGGRSGA; encoded by the coding sequence ATGGCAGACATCGAGGTGTGGAAGAAGCGAGTGGAGGACTGGCGCACCAGCGGGCAGAGCGCCGGGGAGTACTGCAAGGGCCAGGAGTTTACGGCAGGTACGCTCTACCGGTGGTCCAGTCGACTGGCGGAGCCAGCGCGGAGTGAGGAGGAAGGAGCAATCCCCCTGGTGAGGTTGGTGCGCGGCCCTCAGCCCAAGGCCCAGCAGTCCGTTGAGGCCGGGGCGCAGTCGGTGGCGGTCATCATCGAAGTGCAGGGCGCACGGGTGCTGGTGCCGCCAGGAGCGCAGGTGGCCACCGTCGGGGTGGCGCTGGAGGCGCTCGGGAGCGGCGGACGGAGCGGAGCGTGA
- a CDS encoding AHH domain-containing protein → MRMHRAAALLLLVWLTGCASGRVVRLETGRGPPVVFTPHSGEAGPVEVERREFKESVAQLARQIRLSANPQRDAQNLLGVEARSGTYLVNPRTRRMTPMEGAALDSDMPPAAVELTRAYLRWCEHTGREGDCLRLLVDSPILTGDGRYALAMALAQGVVLEEMLDAFKGMANPHAALSAALWTMTLYLVLWTVPEPVSKGLAAVMTATAIVYLGVDTFWTLIEGFKRLVEEADRATTFDELRDAGERYGKVMGRNAARAFVLLATVAVGNTAAGFASKVPTLPGSAQAAALAGGRAGLRLAAVGEVGAVAVSGETVTVALAPNAVSMTAQATGGTAAAPVDAEGHDHHIATNKWWKSTNNEGPWSPQFQKIFDKAGMSLDDPANIVHVKGHEGPHPLAYHQQIFRRLTDATEGCRTMARCREALTAELARLGQQIATSGTRLNKLVTGT, encoded by the coding sequence ATGAGAATGCATCGGGCTGCCGCGCTGCTGCTGCTGGTTTGGCTGACGGGCTGTGCTTCGGGACGCGTGGTGCGCTTGGAAACGGGCCGGGGACCTCCGGTCGTCTTCACTCCTCACAGCGGCGAAGCCGGACCGGTGGAGGTGGAGCGGCGCGAGTTCAAAGAGTCCGTGGCCCAGCTCGCGCGGCAGATACGGCTCTCGGCCAATCCCCAGCGGGACGCACAAAATCTCCTGGGTGTGGAGGCCCGCAGCGGCACGTACCTCGTCAATCCGCGCACCCGGCGGATGACGCCGATGGAGGGGGCTGCACTGGACTCCGACATGCCGCCAGCGGCGGTGGAGCTGACGCGGGCATATCTGCGTTGGTGCGAGCACACTGGACGCGAGGGCGACTGTCTGCGCCTGTTGGTGGACAGCCCCATTTTGACCGGAGACGGGCGCTATGCGCTGGCCATGGCCCTGGCCCAAGGCGTGGTCCTGGAAGAGATGTTGGACGCCTTCAAGGGCATGGCCAACCCGCACGCGGCGCTGTCGGCGGCGCTGTGGACGATGACCCTCTATCTGGTCCTCTGGACGGTGCCCGAGCCGGTGAGCAAGGGCCTGGCTGCTGTGATGACGGCGACAGCCATTGTCTACCTCGGGGTGGACACCTTCTGGACGCTGATAGAGGGTTTCAAACGGCTGGTGGAAGAAGCGGACCGGGCCACCACGTTTGACGAGCTACGCGACGCGGGCGAGCGCTACGGCAAGGTGATGGGCCGGAATGCGGCACGTGCTTTCGTGCTGTTGGCGACGGTGGCCGTCGGTAACACGGCTGCGGGGTTCGCCAGCAAGGTGCCCACGCTGCCCGGCTCCGCCCAGGCGGCGGCGCTGGCTGGGGGCCGCGCGGGCCTCCGCCTTGCCGCCGTGGGCGAAGTAGGCGCGGTGGCCGTGTCGGGCGAGACCGTCACCGTGGCACTGGCCCCCAACGCGGTGTCCATGACGGCGCAAGCGACGGGGGGCACGGCTGCCGCCCCAGTGGACGCGGAGGGCCACGACCACCACATCGCTACGAACAAGTGGTGGAAGTCCACGAACAATGAAGGCCCATGGTCACCTCAGTTCCAGAAGATTTTCGACAAGGCGGGTATGTCGCTGGACGACCCTGCCAACATCGTCCACGTCAAGGGCCACGAGGGGCCCCACCCGCTGGCGTACCATCAGCAGATTTTCCGGCGGCTGACCGACGCAACCGAGGGATGCCGTACCATGGCGCGATGCCGTGAGGCGCTGACAGCCGAACTCGCCCGGTTGGGGCAGCAGATCGCCACTTCGGGCACCAGGCTGAATAAGCTGGTGACGGGCACCTAG
- a CDS encoding IS1182-like element ISStau8 family transposase, whose product MGIMRWRPPEPLSEQEEQFVKRMGRKGKLFAFLRQHRHELLDEAFQEELEGMYRDTGAGKTPVPPGLMAMATLLQGYLGASDATMVELTVFDLRVQMVLDCLGQTEPAFSQGAFYDFRHRLIREQMDQRLLEKTVEVARQRMRWEARQTKSLLKVAIDSKPLEGAGRVEDTINLLGHAARKVVMCVAKHLEISMSLVCQEAGIPVLLESSVKKGLDVDWNEREQKARALQKLYKQVESLKKWLKKNLPEYVTQAPLSEHLKTLEQVSRQNLEPDPNGGGVRIRRGVAEDRRVSIEDGQMRHGRKSQSKRFNGYKQHIATELEGDLILACEVTPANRPEQEAAQALQKDIERQGLQIAELYIDRGYINSPVVEEVQKKGGEVVCKAWGSQNGELFAKSAFHLNMSRRTVTCPAGQSQSFTLGSVVEFEAQKCASCPLREKCTSAAPGKGRTVSIAENESLQHQLRKLTKSPAGRARLRQRVSVEHRLAHLSRRQGHRARYRGIRKNVFDLRRAAALQNIESWQRQSAPAQQHGEPMTGS is encoded by the coding sequence ATGGGGATCATGCGGTGGAGGCCGCCGGAGCCATTGAGCGAGCAAGAAGAGCAGTTCGTGAAGAGGATGGGGAGGAAGGGAAAGCTGTTTGCGTTCCTGCGCCAACATCGCCACGAGCTGTTGGATGAAGCCTTTCAGGAAGAACTGGAAGGGATGTACCGAGACACGGGAGCGGGAAAGACGCCAGTGCCGCCAGGACTGATGGCGATGGCGACACTGTTGCAAGGCTACCTGGGAGCCTCGGACGCAACGATGGTGGAACTGACAGTGTTCGACCTGCGAGTGCAGATGGTGCTGGATTGCCTGGGACAAACAGAGCCTGCCTTCAGCCAGGGAGCCTTCTACGACTTTCGGCATCGTCTGATTCGAGAGCAGATGGACCAGAGGCTGTTGGAAAAGACGGTGGAGGTGGCGCGCCAGCGGATGAGGTGGGAGGCGCGCCAGACCAAGAGCCTGCTGAAAGTGGCCATCGACTCGAAGCCGTTGGAGGGAGCGGGGCGAGTGGAGGACACGATCAACCTGTTGGGCCATGCGGCGCGCAAGGTGGTGATGTGTGTGGCCAAGCACTTGGAAATTTCAATGAGTTTGGTGTGCCAAGAGGCAGGCATCCCCGTGTTGCTGGAATCGAGCGTGAAGAAGGGGCTGGATGTGGACTGGAACGAGCGTGAGCAAAAAGCCCGAGCGCTCCAGAAGTTGTACAAGCAGGTAGAGTCCTTGAAGAAGTGGCTGAAAAAGAACCTACCTGAGTACGTGACGCAGGCCCCGTTATCCGAGCACCTGAAGACGCTGGAGCAGGTGAGCCGCCAGAATCTGGAGCCCGACCCCAACGGAGGAGGAGTGCGAATCCGCCGGGGAGTGGCCGAAGACAGGCGAGTGTCCATTGAAGATGGGCAAATGCGCCACGGCCGCAAGAGTCAGAGCAAGCGTTTCAACGGCTACAAGCAGCACATCGCCACGGAGTTGGAGGGGGACCTCATCCTTGCGTGTGAAGTGACGCCCGCGAATCGTCCCGAGCAGGAGGCAGCGCAAGCGCTCCAGAAGGACATCGAGCGGCAGGGCTTACAGATTGCAGAATTGTATATAGATAGAGGGTATATCAACAGCCCAGTAGTGGAGGAGGTACAGAAGAAGGGCGGCGAGGTGGTCTGCAAGGCTTGGGGCAGCCAGAACGGAGAGTTGTTCGCCAAGTCCGCTTTCCATCTGAACATGAGCCGACGGACGGTGACGTGCCCTGCTGGGCAGAGCCAGTCCTTCACATTGGGCAGCGTGGTGGAGTTTGAGGCACAGAAGTGCGCGAGCTGTCCGCTTCGAGAGAAGTGCACAAGCGCTGCCCCTGGCAAAGGCAGGACGGTGTCCATCGCTGAGAACGAGTCTCTTCAGCACCAGTTGCGCAAGCTGACGAAGAGCCCTGCTGGGCGAGCGCGCTTGCGCCAGCGCGTCAGCGTTGAACACCGATTGGCTCATCTGTCGCGAAGGCAGGGGCATCGCGCTCGGTATCGAGGTATTCGCAAGAACGTCTTTGATTTGCGTCGCGCTGCCGCCCTTCAGAACATCGAGTCATGGCAACGCCAATCAGCACCTGCTCAGCAGCATGGGGAACCGATGACGGGCTCATAA
- a CDS encoding SIR2 family protein: MADKALMGLNSLDAEHRAEAYRKALNASGKAAGTCDIPPSTAALARCYWPLVLTTNYDDLYVVSRLRQSRANVLTGPDRVGTASLTAKRDETDVPEVLGRSVEDCHKVLRSLDAPARPILWALQGFLGGQAERPENLDTEFVINEQRRRVLADEVVVGHQQYQRAINAQPHFRRAFAEVFSRRSLLFLGSGLLEDYLINLFGEIAHHYGPGPHPHFALFAKESFKRSNRDPPDVQFFQTRLGITPVLYENYADLMDLLGRLMDAVWERRSHASSGSRPIAWLPDELGFRLADGLDKPSIDSPNELAPSTAVPRVGVSRRLRLLYAPLLVPTPGSGECVIVSVGRNEDNSPDLGRQAKNLMEGARVTKLILGTEPSGWLPSSPHHSLAYRFGDTPIFAVAARLPQTYPPPLRAPGDPKDSRDLGIIVPAVAKALQLVDAAKFHHVRMGPVASGQYRLWNPLHPFVQTLAGIRQFFKDYPNSGIQLLELHVFSPAVWFPVISGKVPVAEILASDVMKIWVDIRDANGSSEILAVTSQSPTQVGALKKLCGLSLDRWNTEILPRPSTVGPSDKDDQLVTPSSIVVFSPRT; encoded by the coding sequence TTGGCGGACAAGGCCTTGATGGGACTGAACTCTCTGGATGCGGAGCACCGGGCCGAGGCATATCGCAAGGCGCTGAACGCAAGCGGCAAGGCTGCGGGCACCTGTGACATCCCCCCTTCGACAGCGGCGCTCGCCCGTTGCTACTGGCCGCTGGTGCTCACCACGAACTACGATGATCTGTACGTCGTTAGCAGGTTGCGGCAGTCTCGCGCCAACGTGCTGACGGGCCCAGACCGGGTGGGCACAGCCTCGCTGACAGCAAAGAGGGACGAGACGGACGTTCCCGAGGTGCTTGGCCGAAGCGTCGAGGACTGCCATAAAGTCCTCCGCTCGCTGGACGCTCCGGCACGGCCCATCCTCTGGGCACTGCAAGGTTTTCTAGGTGGACAGGCCGAGCGGCCCGAGAACCTCGACACGGAGTTCGTTATCAATGAGCAGCGCCGCCGCGTGCTGGCGGATGAGGTCGTTGTAGGGCACCAGCAGTACCAGCGGGCCATCAACGCGCAGCCTCACTTCCGGCGGGCCTTCGCCGAGGTCTTCTCCCGGCGGTCGTTGCTGTTCCTCGGCTCTGGCCTGCTCGAGGATTACCTCATCAATCTTTTTGGGGAGATCGCCCATCACTACGGTCCAGGCCCTCATCCACATTTCGCGCTCTTTGCCAAGGAAAGCTTCAAGAGAAGCAACCGGGATCCTCCCGACGTCCAATTCTTCCAGACGCGCTTGGGCATTACTCCCGTGCTCTACGAGAACTACGCCGACCTGATGGACCTGCTTGGCCGCCTGATGGACGCCGTTTGGGAGCGCAGGAGTCATGCATCGTCCGGTTCCAGGCCCATCGCTTGGCTTCCCGACGAGTTGGGATTTCGCTTGGCGGATGGTCTGGACAAGCCAAGTATCGACAGCCCCAATGAGTTGGCCCCCAGCACTGCAGTTCCGCGAGTCGGCGTATCCCGGAGACTCCGACTCCTGTACGCCCCGTTGCTCGTTCCCACTCCAGGCAGCGGTGAATGCGTCATCGTTTCCGTCGGCAGAAATGAGGACAACAGCCCGGATCTCGGCCGACAGGCCAAGAATCTCATGGAAGGAGCACGAGTAACCAAGCTCATTCTTGGCACTGAGCCCAGCGGGTGGCTGCCCTCCAGTCCTCATCACTCGCTGGCCTATCGCTTTGGGGATACCCCCATCTTCGCCGTTGCAGCGCGTCTCCCCCAAACATACCCTCCGCCCCTTCGCGCACCTGGAGATCCAAAGGACAGCCGGGATCTTGGCATCATCGTGCCTGCCGTGGCCAAGGCCCTACAGCTCGTAGACGCGGCAAAGTTTCACCACGTTCGAATGGGGCCCGTGGCGTCCGGGCAGTACCGCTTGTGGAATCCGCTGCACCCTTTCGTGCAAACGCTGGCGGGTATTCGCCAGTTCTTCAAGGACTACCCAAACTCGGGGATCCAGCTCCTGGAGCTGCATGTCTTTTCCCCTGCGGTCTGGTTTCCTGTGATCTCCGGAAAAGTCCCGGTCGCGGAGATCCTGGCTTCTGATGTCATGAAAATCTGGGTGGATATCAGAGACGCCAACGGATCCTCGGAAATCCTTGCGGTCACCTCCCAATCGCCCACACAGGTGGGCGCACTCAAGAAACTCTGCGGGCTGTCGCTGGATCGATGGAATACAGAGATCCTTCCCCGGCCAAGCACGGTGGGCCCGTCGGACAAGGACGACCAGTTGGTCACGCCCAGTTCTATCGTTGTGTTCTCTCCAAGGACGTGA
- a CDS encoding 5'-methylthioadenosine/S-adenosylhomocysteine nucleosidase family protein — MPPPSTTLSPDFCIITALEQERDAVLSKLPGHRKLDRDGTDTHTYFEAQVPTRRSDGAIYRVLVTCLSGMGPIKGANKANAVIRQWAPRHVLLVGIAGGVEGEVELGDILIASDIADYTLGKERNHELRELRWKVYQVDSNLLDASNNFATGWEDLLVCQRPGAGSPKRRIGLLASGGDVIDSAGVIVRYRADYSKLIGVEMEGSGIAAALHEEITRPPFLMIRSVSDFANGANNARVKEKWREYACHAAAAYAIGLLRDGPVTANTRHSPESLPITTPPRPAQPKASQAFSSKADEPAALPSDKALTPSQDQSPISLQPTPAKAPNTSRLAGPGRILISAVALLSAIGWLSLPQTSSEGPKERRKSLLLTLLDALSAPSDRAPTSNLTPPAVTSSQEGTPGLRRRHGVRALQTTENGQALGAVPGGVFGYVAPQGFTSLPRAKILQTASAGAIEVHKLKGGSIMLAGYAGEADARALEQGRPFRFLLLPTATAQAQTGVAVPSEWVRSLNVQGTVGEVWLEFSVPTLPHPR; from the coding sequence ATGCCGCCTCCAAGCACCACCCTCTCTCCAGACTTTTGCATCATCACCGCCCTTGAACAGGAGCGGGATGCAGTCCTCAGCAAGCTCCCAGGTCATCGGAAGCTTGACCGGGACGGCACGGACACGCACACCTACTTTGAAGCTCAAGTGCCGACCAGACGCAGTGATGGGGCCATTTATCGAGTGCTCGTCACGTGCTTGTCTGGCATGGGACCCATCAAGGGGGCCAACAAAGCAAATGCAGTCATCCGCCAATGGGCGCCGCGCCATGTGCTCCTTGTCGGCATTGCGGGCGGTGTTGAAGGCGAGGTGGAACTCGGTGACATACTGATTGCTTCGGACATTGCCGACTACACGCTGGGCAAAGAACGCAACCATGAATTGCGCGAGCTGCGGTGGAAGGTGTATCAAGTAGACTCGAATCTTCTTGACGCCTCCAACAACTTCGCGACGGGCTGGGAGGATCTCCTTGTCTGCCAGCGTCCTGGAGCAGGCTCACCCAAACGCCGGATAGGCCTGCTCGCTTCGGGCGGCGATGTCATTGACTCAGCAGGCGTGATCGTTCGCTATCGCGCTGACTATTCAAAACTCATTGGCGTAGAAATGGAAGGAAGCGGGATTGCCGCAGCCTTACATGAGGAAATTACCCGGCCCCCTTTTCTCATGATTCGCAGCGTGTCCGACTTTGCGAACGGCGCGAACAACGCAAGGGTTAAAGAAAAATGGAGGGAATATGCCTGCCACGCCGCCGCCGCTTACGCGATTGGATTGCTCCGCGATGGACCGGTAACAGCAAATACTCGCCACAGCCCTGAGTCTCTCCCAATCACCACCCCCCCTCGCCCTGCCCAACCTAAAGCAAGCCAAGCGTTCTCAAGCAAGGCTGATGAACCAGCGGCTTTGCCCTCTGACAAGGCCCTCACCCCCTCTCAAGATCAATCTCCCATTTCCCTTCAGCCCACACCAGCCAAGGCACCAAATACTTCTCGCTTGGCAGGGCCTGGACGCATTTTGATCTCTGCGGTAGCCCTTCTGAGCGCAATCGGCTGGCTCTCCCTTCCTCAAACCTCTTCTGAAGGACCCAAGGAACGACGAAAGAGCCTTCTGCTGACACTTTTGGACGCGCTCAGCGCACCAAGCGACCGGGCCCCTACGTCCAATCTTACCCCACCCGCCGTCACCAGCAGTCAAGAAGGGACTCCTGGACTGCGACGCAGGCATGGGGTCCGAGCACTTCAGACCACTGAGAATGGGCAAGCCTTGGGAGCGGTCCCTGGGGGGGTCTTTGGCTATGTTGCGCCTCAAGGTTTTACCAGCTTACCGCGGGCAAAAATTCTACAAACAGCCAGCGCAGGAGCGATCGAGGTACACAAACTGAAAGGAGGGTCGATCATGCTTGCTGGATACGCGGGGGAAGCCGACGCGCGAGCCTTGGAGCAAGGGCGGCCTTTCCGTTTTCTGCTTTTACCTACGGCTACAGCACAAGCCCAAACCGGAGTTGCGGTGCCCTCAGAATGGGTCCGTTCTCTAAACGTCCAGGGAACAGTAGGAGAAGTTTGGCTTGAATTCTCCGTCCCAACCCTGCCTCACCCCCGGTGA